In one window of Octopus bimaculoides isolate UCB-OBI-ISO-001 chromosome 20, ASM119413v2, whole genome shotgun sequence DNA:
- the LOC106871288 gene encoding BUD13 homolog, protein MMASVSKSEYLKRYISDECDKKKKRKKIKKGPRPRIFDDDVDLKSLMPDNAGNNLDDDLQENLPTVAEYVDERPVLVQQLEQFQDAKRWKMVANKVEDGEIISDKSDGEIEDDSHHASPKSDLSNTDSGMSLKKKQPTDRKKRYHSSNTDKDGRSLKDDHKNRNLDNSDSSDGQDDSGPERSPSRRLRHNLASDKSPNHGSASDSDQHSKHRRRSLNQSDSDESMPRRGRHDSDSEDSMPRQSRHMSDSDHSLPRRGRHDSDSDQSVLRQNKRESDSDLSSSDSDQPVPRRRQYSGSRYRHLANSSPLSPKRQVDSDNSSHRKKKVMDSDSDLSPVRSSHRGSTTSPQRTKRSRPGHMSPSRYNHSSAYPKDRHVTQRSHDNDDSDLSPPRHGHRHSSSASPRSADGKGRPQRTLGGTRAGLSSAAETRKEIRHMRQREDRLFQQMDTSVSGKDAETVIRDRSTGRRRDMRQELAKKEEEQKKKAEKDAKYAEWGKGLKQKAQQQQAVQDSVYEMSKPLARYKDDKDLDQMLREKIRPEDPMLAFIKKKKKPDKNVKEKPMYKGPPAPPNRYNIQPGYRWDGVDRSNGYETQLYAKIAEKKATEQMAYKWSVEDM, encoded by the exons ATGATGGCGTCTGTGAGTAAAAGTGAATATCTGAAACGTTATATCTCGGACGAAtgtgacaagaagaagaagaggaagaagattaAAAAGGGACCCAG gccacggatatttgatgatgatgtcgaccTGAAGTCTTTGATGCCTGACAATGCTGGAAATAACTTAGATGATGATTTACAGGAAAATCTTCCAACAGTGGCAGAATATGTTGATGAGCGTCCGGTTCTTGTCCAGCAATTAGAACAGTTCCAAGATGCCAAACGATGGAAAATGGTTGCAAACAAAGTTGAAGATGGTGAGATCATCTCGGACAAGTCTGATGGAGAGATAGAGGATGACAGCCATCACGCGTCTCCAAAAAGTGATCTATCAAACACAGattctggaatgtctttgaagaAAAAACAGCCAACTGACAGAAAGAAGCGGTACCACAgttcaaacacagacaaagaTGGTCGGTCATTAAAAGATGACCACAAGAATAGAAATCTGGACAACAGTGATAGCTCTGATGGTCAAGATGATTCGGGTCCTGAAAGGTCTCCCAGCAGACGGCTCAGGCATAATCTAGCTTCAGATAAATCCCCCAACCATGGGTCAGCCAGTGATTCTGACCAGCATTCTAAGCATAGAAGACGGTCACTGAACCAATCAGATTCTGACGAATCAATGCCAAGACGCGGCAGACATGATTCTGACTCTGAAGACTCTATGCCAAGACAGAGTCGACACATGTCAGATTCCGACCATTCTCTGCCGAGACGTGGTAGGCATGACTCCGATTCTGATCAATCGGTTTTAAGACAAAACAAGCGCGAATCAGATTCTGATCTTTCGTCCTCTGATTCCGATCAGCCAGTTCCACGTCGAAGACAATATTCAGGCTCCAGGTATCGGCACCTCGCGAATTCAAGCCCCCTCTCACCAAAACGTCAAGTGGATTCTGACAACTCATCTCATCGTAAAAAGAAGGTGATGGACTCAGATTCTGACCTCTCCCCTGTACGATCATCCCATCGAGGCTCCACAACATCACCACAACGAACGAAACGCTCTAGGCCTGGTCACATGTCACCATCACGATATAACCATTCTAGTGCCTACCCTAAGGACCGGCATGTAACGCAACGATCCCATGACAACGATGATTCTGATCTCTCTCCTCCTCGTCATGGACACCGTCACAGTTCTTCAGCATCACCACGAAGCGCTGATGGAAAAGGAAGACCCCAAAGAACTCTAGGAGGAACTAGAGCTGGTCTGTCTTCAGCTGCGGAGACGAGGAAAGAGATTCGTCACATGCGACAGAGAGAAGACAGGTTATTTCAGCAG ATGGATACCTCAGTATCAGGTAAAGATGCGGAGACTGTGATCCGGGATCGATCTACAGGACGTAGACGTGACATGAGGCAAGAACTCGCCAAGAAGGAAGAGGAGCAGAAGAAGAAAGCTGAGAAGGATGCTAAATACGCCGAATGGGGGAAAGG TTTAAAACAGAAAGCCCAGCAACAACAAGCTGTTCAAGATTCTGTCTATGAGATGTCTAAACCTCTGGCCAGATATAAAGATGATAAAGATCTTGACCAGATGTTGAGGGAGAAAATTAGACCTGAAGATCCAATGTTGGCCTttattaagaagaaaaagaaaccagaCAAAAATGTGAAAG AAAAACCAATGTATAAGGGTCCCCCGGCGCCCCCTAACAGGTACAACATCCAGCCTGGTTACAGATGGGATGGAGTGGACCGTTCGAATGGTTACGAAACCCAACTGTATGCGAAGATTGCGGAGAAGAAAGCCACGGAACAGATGGCCTACAAGTGGAGTGTGGAAGACATGTAA